TACTGCAGCAActggaatttaatttttatttagtgtGATTGCTATTGTTTTCATTTCCAACATGAGCACACACTCACAACTCTTGAACTTCATTCATCATCTTTCATTGTTTTGGTGTATCTGTCTGTCagacaaattatttgattttgtacaATTTTGTGTAATTAGTCTGGGTAGCAAACATGTTTTCAGTGATCATTACATTAGCGTTAGCAACCAGATGGGCCAAAATTGTGGTTGTTCCTTCAGATAAAGAATATGTTTCTTCAAGTCCAAGGATTTTTAAATAGGTTTTTCCACTTCTGCTTTGTTTGCTtgttaaatttgggttttgataGAGGTTGAAAATGATTGTAATGTTTTGGACGTAGTCTGCGTGTAGTTAATTAGCAAGTTTGAACCTATGTAGACTTGGTGTTTGTTTCTCTAACCGGAATAGATGGGAATTAAGGGctgattttaataatttgaaatgCAGGTTGCATCACTACTAAGGAGCTTGGAACTGTGATGAGGTCATTGGGCCAGAACCCAACTGAGGCAGAGCTCCAGGACATGATCAATGAAGTTGATGCTGATGGTAATGGAACTATTGATTTCCCTGAGTTTCTAAATCTCATGGCTAGGAAGATGAAGGACACTGACTCAGAGGAGGAACTTAAAGAAGCCTTCCGAGTTTTTGACAAGGATCAAAATGGGTTCATCTCTGCTGCTGAGTTGCGCCATGTGATGACCAACCTTGGGGAGAAGCTCACCGATGAAGAAGTTGATGAGATGATTCGGGAGGCTGATGTTGATGGTGATGGCCAGATAAATTACGAGGAGTTTGTCAAGGTGATGATGGCCAAGTGATGAATCTGCCTTCATTACTAAAACCTTAATGAAaaatatctttattaaaaaaaaaaaaagggagaacaGGTAGTAGTATGTTCTGCTGGTGGTGTTGGTCGAAGAATTAGAATCTTCTATGTTCATCCTTAGTGTGTCTTGTGACAAAGTGTCTTggcagttttattttatttttaattttgttggtCTCATGTGAACATGAACTACCTGGGAGAATTCGATGTTCTATGTTGATTGGATGACTCATTTTATTGGCAACCTATTTCTTAATGCTCTTTACTGTGTTCAAAGGCAAGTCTGCATAagaatttatatgttttgtgatGTGATGTTGTTAACCATACCATTCAAATGCATTTTAAGATTGCAGGGGAACCAAATAATCCTGGCTTAGGAGGTAGGAACATGGATTTGTGTTGCCTGATCATAAAGAGATTTGCATTCAATGacatcataaaattttattgaattttttttacttcatgTAAATGACAAATGAACACAAAAGGGTAaaagacagaaaaaaaaaacagagaagaaaGAGTGCTTATAggaattgagagagaaaaaaaaacttctaaaatttCTCAGTAATTTTTGTATTGAATTGATTCAATTGAAACACTGTACAAAGCTTCATATATATACTAACAGAATGACCTAAAACCAATCTACCAAATTATGCGCTAAACAGTTACAAAGAAGTTATATCAAAAACAACGTGTATCACTCACGTGtgaatataaataacaaaactatCTAAACTACAAGTCACTTAGCTCTTTTGTCTAAACTACAAACTAGTCACCTTCATATGTCGTTTTGCACTTCACTTTGAAACAGTTTGCTCCACCTTGCTGGCATTAACTGTTGCATCAGTAACCTTGCCTCTAATATCTTTACATCCCCCCTCAAGGTTAGCATCGGATCCATGTATATTGATTATGCTCATCTTGTCAAGTAAGGAAATTAATTGGTGAGCATTAAGAGCTTTTGTAAGTAAATCTGCTAGCTGAGTATGAGTGGGAGTATAAAACAATTTGATCACTCTATCTTGCACTTTATCTCTAACCAAATGGCAATCTATTTCAATATGCTTCGTTCGTTCATGGAACATAGGATTCTCTCCTATGTATATTGCAGCCTGGTTGTCACAGAAAATCAAGGCTGGTTGTGGATGATAAACTCCAAGATCTTTCAACAATGCAAGTAACCAGGTTATCTCACACACTGTCACAGCCATTGCTCTATACTCAGCCTCTGCAGATGATCTGGAAACAATGGACTGCTTTTTAGACTTCCATGAAATCAGAGAATTACCTAGGAAAAAGCAATAGCCAGTTGTTGATCTTCTAGTGTCCACACATGCAGCCCAGTCTGCATCAGTATACCTTTTTAAATGGAGATCAGACCTTGAAGACAATAGGATTCCTTGGCCAGGACATCCCTTAACATACTGCAACACCTTGTAGGCTGCATTTAAATGGGGTTTTATAGGCTTAGACATAAATTGGCTAAGCTTATGCACTGGATATGCCAGGTCTGGTCTTGTGATAGTCAAATACAATAATCTTCCAACTAGTCTTCTATAAACTCCAGGATTAGGCAGCAACTGTCCTTGATATTTACTCAACTTTAGATTTTGATCCATTGGAATTTTGCAAGGCTTACAAGCTGTCATCCCTGCATCTTTAAGTATCTCAAGAGCATACTTTCTTTGACACAGTGTTATCCCTTTTTCTGATCTAGCAACTTCAAGACCAAggaaaaatttcaaatttccaaGATCTTTAAGTTTGAACTTCTGATCTAAGTATACTTTTAGTTCTTCCACAGCCTTGACATCATTATTGGCTAtgagaatgtcatcaacataaaccaaTAAAGCCAAAAATGAATTGTGAGTCTTCTTAGTAAACAAGGAGTAGTTTGACTTAGATTGTTTGAAACCATTTTGCAAAATAGTGGATGAAAACTTGGAGTACCATTGTCTGGAAGCTTGCTTGAGCCCATATAAGGACTTATTTAGCTTACAAACCAGCCCCCCCTTGCAGTGAAAACCCTGTGGAAGCTGCATATATACATCCTCATGCAAGTCACCATGGAGGAAGGCATTATTGACATCAAGTTGAGTCAAATGCCAACCCCTAACAGCAGCAACAACTAACAGAGACTTGACTGTAGTCATTTTGGCAACAGGGAAAAAAGTCTCAGTAAAGTCAAGACCCTCCTGTTGTGTGAACCCTTTAGCAACCAGAAGTGCCTTATACCTCTCAACACTGCCATCTGATTTATATTTCACCCTATACACCCACTTACAACCCACTGCCTTCTTATGAGGAGGTAAAGAGGTGAGAGTCCAAGTATTGTTAGACTCCAAAGCAGCAATTTCTGCATTCATAGCTTCCTGCCATTGGGGATGTTTGACAGCCTCAAAGTATGACTTAGGTTCAGGAATGGAAGTGATAAGTGAACAAAAATTGGCATAAGATGGGGATAGTTTAGAAGTAGACAGATAAGAAGACAAAGGGTATTTAGTACTTGAAAGTGGAGTGGATGGACCTGGCCTGATGGAGGATGTGAAGTGGGCAGATTGATCACAATGAACTGAGCTGCATTTGTAAGATTGCAAATAGGCAGGGGGTTTAGAAACCCTTTGTGACCTCCTTAGAGAGGAAGCAATATCAAGAGAGGGAACAATATCTGTAGCTGGAAAAGGAATATTAGAACTAGGCACAGGAATAACCTCATGTGTAGGTATATTATCAGAAATAGGAATAGGCATATCTGTAATAGGATCTTGTGTAGGTATAGTATTAGAATTATGATCGGAATGG
This genomic stretch from Castanea sativa cultivar Marrone di Chiusa Pesio chromosome 9, ASM4071231v1 harbors:
- the LOC142610349 gene encoding calmodulin-7, with translation MADQLTDDQISEFKEAFSLFDKDGDGCITTKELGTVMRSLGQNPTEAELQDMINEVDADGNGTIDFPEFLNLMARKMKDTDSEEELKEAFRVFDKDQNGFISAAELRHVMTNLGEKLTDEEVDEMIREADVDGDGQINYEEFVKVMMAK